The proteins below come from a single Halostagnicola larsenii XH-48 genomic window:
- the larC gene encoding nickel pincer cofactor biosynthesis protein LarC produces the protein MTLLAFDGRMGASGDMLLAALLDAGGDPTVLEPVEDALSLEYRIDETTKCGITATTVDVVLTDYQDETDSEAGLEGVDDHSHGGDNNDRDGSGHSHDDNSNGHDGGSHTHDGDGNSHANHEHSHDHGDDATHAEGHGPHRSYLEVCEIVEEMGLDAAVERDALAIFELLGEAEASVHGENLEEIHFHEVGADDAIADVVGAVLLLSDLEPDRVVTTPLATGGGTVSMSHGRYPVPTPAVVELAERADWSLRGGPVETELLTPTGAAILGHVAEGVDSLPSLSLEESGYGAGGYDLDPHPNVLRALVGEADAAGPLVRDDITVLETNLDDATPEVLGGLQETLTEAGARDVSILPATMKKSRPGHLVKVICKPENRERVTRALAEETGTLGIRETGATHRWIANREFETVALERDGDRYEVGVKIASDADGAVYDVSAEYDDAAAVALETRWSVREVLRRAEEKGRESLEE, from the coding sequence ATGACACTCCTGGCGTTCGACGGTCGAATGGGTGCCAGCGGCGATATGCTCCTCGCCGCCCTTCTCGACGCCGGCGGGGACCCGACGGTCCTCGAGCCAGTCGAAGACGCGCTGTCTCTTGAGTACCGAATCGACGAGACGACGAAGTGTGGAATCACCGCGACGACGGTGGACGTGGTATTGACCGACTACCAGGACGAAACGGACTCCGAAGCGGGTCTCGAGGGGGTCGACGATCACAGCCACGGCGGCGACAACAACGATCGCGATGGCAGCGGTCACAGCCACGACGACAACAGCAACGGTCACGACGGCGGCAGTCACACCCACGACGGTGACGGCAACAGCCATGCCAATCACGAGCACAGCCACGACCACGGCGACGACGCGACTCACGCCGAGGGCCACGGCCCGCATCGTAGCTACCTCGAGGTCTGCGAAATCGTCGAGGAGATGGGCCTCGACGCGGCAGTCGAACGCGACGCGCTTGCCATCTTCGAACTGCTGGGCGAAGCGGAAGCGAGCGTCCACGGCGAGAACCTCGAGGAGATCCACTTCCACGAGGTCGGAGCCGACGATGCCATCGCGGACGTCGTGGGGGCCGTCCTGTTGCTCTCCGATCTCGAGCCCGACCGCGTCGTCACCACGCCGCTTGCGACCGGCGGCGGAACGGTCTCGATGAGCCACGGCCGGTATCCGGTTCCGACCCCGGCGGTCGTCGAACTCGCCGAGCGCGCTGACTGGTCGCTTCGGGGCGGACCGGTCGAAACCGAATTACTCACTCCAACGGGGGCGGCGATTCTCGGCCACGTCGCCGAGGGTGTCGATTCGCTCCCCTCGCTCTCGCTCGAGGAGTCCGGCTACGGCGCCGGCGGCTACGATCTGGACCCGCACCCGAACGTCCTCCGCGCACTGGTCGGCGAGGCCGACGCCGCGGGCCCGCTCGTGCGCGACGACATCACGGTCCTCGAGACGAACCTCGACGACGCGACGCCGGAAGTGCTGGGCGGACTGCAGGAAACGCTCACTGAGGCGGGCGCTCGAGACGTCTCGATCCTTCCCGCGACGATGAAAAAGTCCCGCCCCGGTCACCTCGTGAAGGTCATCTGCAAACCCGAGAACCGCGAGCGCGTGACCCGAGCGCTGGCCGAGGAAACCGGAACGCTCGGCATCCGCGAAACGGGGGCGACCCACCGGTGGATCGCCAACCGGGAGTTCGAAACCGTCGCGCTCGAGCGCGACGGAGACCGCTACGAGGTCGGCGTGAAAATCGCGAGCGACGCGGACGGGGCCGTCTACGACGTGAGCGCGGAGTACGACGACGCGGCGGCGGTGGCCCTCGAGACCCGGTGGTCGGTTCGGGAGGTGCTTCGACGCGCGGAAGAAAAGGGGCGAGAATCGCTCGAGGAGTGA